A genomic window from Syntrophorhabdus sp. includes:
- a CDS encoding FAD-dependent oxidoreductase translates to MAKIIEGNRNEQRTNSRVLDEEIREAIREGSTEIHVVANGQHGIGGRLWGFPEPVTITVEGPVGQRLGGMGMFGTKIIAKGSVSDDVGWLNCGAEITVLGDAGNGAHNAAAQGKLYVRGSGGARCDTMTKHNPKYDPPQSWYFRDVGDTFAEFKAGGIAVICGVEPRNRNNIIGYRPCVGMVGGIIYFRGPIETYSESDVRLLELTPQDWQWLKTNMRPFLRTIEREDHYRELTKDAGAWRKLIPLTAREREKTRPFAVSLGEFRKAMWEAGVGGGGIFAEYIDHPGTVLPYITTGQDRRFRPSWNNGKYAPPCEYTCPSGIPTWQRTRLIREGKLNEALELVLRYSPLPASVCGEVCAHLCMQGCTRALVDRPLDTEEFGKASLELSLPERDKATGKRVAVIGAGPGGLSAAWQLALKGHSVDLYEAEEKIGGKLEYFIPKRRLPRRILSAELGRFRKIGVSVHTGVRVDRGRFDEIYAGHDAVVVACGAHKPRVPDMKGASDMVPAYDFLRRANTKEAPDLTGRKVVVIGAGNVGMDVAAEAFRLGAAAVTAVDIQRPAAFGKEREIAESLGTKVLWPRFVSSWSVKKGKITFTDRTSIEADHVVISIGDTPLTGFLPEAVHVRKDGWIEADEAGHTTDPKIFAIGDAVSPGLVTHAIGHGRRAALAVDALLTGRSFYRTEPRPVIPFERIKTAYYEACKAGPVELNAEANRCLSCAVCRDCHMCEIACHYGAISRVEHEDGTYEYVVDASLCIGCGFCAGVCPCGIWEME, encoded by the coding sequence ATGGCAAAGATCATCGAAGGAAACAGGAACGAGCAGCGCACGAATTCGAGGGTCCTCGACGAGGAGATCCGCGAGGCGATCCGGGAGGGTTCGACAGAGATACACGTCGTGGCGAACGGGCAGCACGGTATCGGGGGCCGCCTGTGGGGTTTCCCGGAACCGGTGACCATCACCGTCGAGGGACCGGTGGGGCAGCGGCTCGGCGGGATGGGAATGTTCGGAACGAAGATAATCGCGAAGGGCAGTGTTTCCGATGACGTGGGGTGGCTCAATTGCGGAGCCGAGATCACGGTCCTCGGTGACGCGGGCAACGGGGCCCACAACGCAGCCGCGCAGGGGAAACTCTATGTCCGCGGTTCCGGCGGGGCCCGCTGCGACACGATGACGAAGCACAACCCCAAATACGACCCTCCCCAGTCCTGGTACTTTCGCGATGTGGGCGACACCTTCGCCGAGTTCAAGGCCGGCGGCATCGCCGTCATCTGCGGCGTCGAGCCCCGCAACAGGAACAACATCATAGGGTACCGTCCCTGCGTGGGAATGGTCGGCGGGATCATCTATTTCCGCGGTCCCATCGAGACCTACAGCGAGTCGGACGTGCGGCTCCTCGAGCTCACGCCCCAGGACTGGCAGTGGCTCAAGACGAACATGAGGCCTTTCCTCAGGACCATAGAGCGCGAGGACCACTACAGGGAGCTGACGAAGGATGCCGGCGCGTGGAGGAAGCTTATTCCACTGACCGCCAGGGAACGGGAGAAGACGAGGCCCTTCGCCGTGTCCCTCGGCGAGTTCCGCAAAGCGATGTGGGAGGCGGGAGTTGGCGGGGGAGGCATATTCGCCGAGTACATCGACCACCCGGGAACGGTCCTTCCCTACATAACGACCGGGCAGGACAGGAGGTTCCGGCCGTCATGGAACAACGGGAAGTACGCTCCGCCATGCGAATACACCTGTCCCAGCGGGATCCCGACATGGCAGCGCACGCGTCTCATCCGCGAAGGAAAGCTGAACGAGGCGCTGGAGTTGGTCCTCAGGTACAGTCCCCTGCCGGCCAGCGTCTGCGGCGAGGTCTGCGCCCACCTGTGCATGCAGGGGTGCACGCGTGCCCTCGTTGACCGGCCCCTCGACACGGAGGAGTTCGGCAAGGCGAGCCTGGAGCTGTCCCTTCCGGAGCGCGACAAGGCGACGGGCAAACGGGTCGCCGTCATCGGAGCCGGTCCGGGCGGACTCTCGGCGGCATGGCAGCTCGCCCTCAAAGGGCACAGCGTAGACCTCTATGAGGCGGAGGAGAAGATCGGCGGGAAGCTGGAATATTTCATTCCGAAGCGGAGACTGCCGCGGCGCATCCTGTCGGCGGAGCTTGGCCGCTTCAGGAAGATAGGTGTGAGTGTGCACACAGGTGTCAGGGTGGACAGGGGGAGGTTCGACGAGATCTATGCCGGGCACGACGCCGTCGTCGTCGCCTGCGGTGCCCACAAGCCCCGCGTGCCGGACATGAAGGGCGCGTCGGACATGGTGCCCGCCTACGATTTCCTCCGCCGGGCGAACACGAAGGAAGCGCCCGACCTCACAGGCAGAAAGGTCGTCGTCATCGGTGCGGGGAACGTGGGCATGGACGTTGCAGCCGAGGCGTTCCGTCTCGGCGCCGCCGCGGTCACCGCCGTCGACATCCAGAGACCGGCCGCCTTCGGAAAGGAACGGGAGATAGCCGAATCCCTGGGGACGAAGGTCCTCTGGCCCCGGTTCGTTTCGTCCTGGTCGGTGAAGAAAGGCAAGATCACTTTCACGGACAGGACATCCATCGAGGCCGATCACGTCGTCATTTCCATCGGGGACACGCCGCTGACGGGTTTCCTGCCCGAGGCCGTCCACGTGAGGAAAGACGGTTGGATAGAGGCGGACGAGGCCGGCCACACGACGGACCCGAAGATCTTCGCCATCGGTGACGCCGTGAGCCCCGGGCTCGTGACGCATGCCATCGGCCACGGAAGACGGGCGGCCCTTGCCGTCGACGCCCTGCTCACCGGGAGGTCTTTCTACAGGACCGAGCCAAGGCCGGTCATTCCCTTCGAGCGGATAAAGACCGCCTACTACGAGGCGTGCAAGGCCGGACCCGTCGAACTCAATGCCGAGGCGAACCGCTGCCTGTCGTGCGCCGTCTGCCGCGACTGCCACATGTGCGAGATTGCGTGCCATTACGGTGCCATATCACGCGTGGAACACGAGGACGGCACTTACGAGTACGTCGTCGACGCCAGCCTCTGCATAGGCTGCGGTTTCTGCGCCGGCGTCTGTCCCTGCGGCATATGGGAGATGGAGGA